The proteins below are encoded in one region of Borrelia duttonii Ly:
- the lnt gene encoding apolipoprotein N-acyltransferase: protein MKTKYFSLAAFSGLLTSLAIPNEINNMGYSHIGLIAYIPLFIALTKTKNKKFLITLTTFYFLIANSLQSFWLAFFYSFGIITFLGAILGYIPYALVLGYLLYYSLKTFNNKTLTLAILFTLYDYSKSIGFPAYPWGFSAFMVHNFNDLIQVADIFGVLFVCFVVYFFNAGIANFLINQNKTNILSMLFSILLISTSFAYGNIKKIELNPILNKEIDTLNIAAIQINIDSWLPGNRKEGIKKSITITKQALREHPNTELVLWSEGVLTYPFNTYKDYAYYDQELLELYNSVNELIINNKAYFAIGSPSKTDKRLLTHQNSVYAINPNLEITNIYSKIFLVPFSEKIPFYEYKFIRQFFYKNFGLFGQTNGNRLEILKLKKFNLGFLICYDDAFPDLARNYKKQNANLLLNFSNDSWSHTNSSEWQHFVVAKFRSIENGIKTIRATNSGITAIINEYGENVKSLETFKEGYLVSKIKLPPRFTTIYEYIGDLFIYALAIAIVIMTLRYHLTEKSNHLLS from the coding sequence GAAATAAATAATATGGGATATTCACACATTGGTTTGATAGCATACATACCACTTTTTATTGCATTAACTAAAACAAAAAATAAAAAATTTCTTATCACCCTAACAACATTTTATTTTTTAATAGCCAATAGTTTACAAAGTTTTTGGCTTGCATTCTTTTATTCATTCGGTATCATTACTTTTTTAGGAGCAATACTTGGATATATTCCTTATGCTTTAGTTTTAGGATATTTATTATATTACTCACTCAAAACTTTTAATAACAAAACATTAACCTTAGCTATACTTTTTACATTATATGACTACTCAAAATCAATTGGATTTCCAGCATATCCTTGGGGATTTTCAGCATTTATGGTACATAATTTTAATGATCTAATACAAGTAGCTGATATATTTGGGGTTTTATTTGTATGTTTTGTAGTCTATTTTTTTAATGCAGGAATTGCAAATTTTTTAATAAATCAAAATAAAACAAATATACTAAGTATGTTATTTTCTATTTTATTAATAAGTACATCTTTTGCTTATGGAAACATAAAAAAAATAGAATTGAATCCAATCTTAAACAAAGAAATAGATACACTAAACATTGCAGCAATTCAAATTAATATTGATTCTTGGTTGCCTGGCAATCGTAAAGAAGGAATTAAAAAATCTATTACAATTACAAAACAAGCACTAAGAGAACATCCAAATACAGAACTCGTGCTCTGGAGTGAAGGAGTATTAACTTATCCTTTCAATACTTATAAAGATTATGCATATTACGATCAAGAATTGCTTGAATTATATAATTCAGTAAATGAACTTATAATAAACAATAAAGCCTACTTTGCAATTGGTTCACCATCAAAAACAGATAAACGATTACTTACACATCAAAATTCTGTTTATGCAATAAATCCCAACCTTGAAATAACTAATATATATTCTAAAATATTTTTGGTTCCATTTTCAGAAAAAATACCATTTTATGAATATAAATTTATAAGACAATTTTTCTATAAAAATTTTGGCCTTTTTGGACAAACTAACGGAAATAGACTTGAAATCTTAAAGCTTAAAAAATTTAATCTAGGTTTTTTAATATGTTATGACGATGCGTTTCCAGATCTTGCAAGAAACTATAAAAAACAAAATGCCAATTTACTATTAAATTTTTCAAATGATTCTTGGTCACATACAAATTCATCAGAATGGCAACATTTTGTAGTGGCAAAATTTAGAAGCATAGAAAACGGAATTAAAACAATCAGAGCTACTAACTCAGGAATAACTGCTATAATAAACGAATATGGTGAGAATGTAAAAAGTTTAGAAACATTTAAAGAAGGATATCTAGTATCAAAAATAAAATTGCCCCCAAGATTCACAACAATCTATGAATACATTGGAGACCTCTTTATATATGCTTTAGCAATAGCAATTGTAATTATGACCCTAAGATATCATTTAACTGAAAAAAGTAACCATTTATTATCTTGA
- a CDS encoding deoxynucleoside kinase — MVIVIEGLIGVGKTTLGHILSLDLEIPFYRELDNEFTLSMLNEFYKDKFRWAFPMQISFLNERFKLIKSVFKSKGKGILDRSIYSDCVFASFLNDNGYISDNEYKIYLDLLDNMLEHSKKPELMIYLDCSIAEAENRIKKRNRSCETDISKDYLEKLNKKYLTWYDSYNLSPKLMFNYDKINVFDDREKSNLITFIKDKLVI, encoded by the coding sequence TTGGTAATTGTAATTGAGGGATTAATAGGTGTAGGTAAGACTACGCTTGGACATATTTTATCTTTAGATCTTGAAATTCCTTTTTATCGTGAATTAGATAATGAATTTACATTGTCTATGTTAAATGAGTTTTATAAGGATAAATTTAGATGGGCTTTTCCAATGCAAATTAGTTTTTTGAATGAAAGATTTAAACTTATAAAGAGTGTATTTAAATCTAAAGGAAAAGGGATACTAGATAGATCTATTTATAGTGATTGTGTTTTTGCTTCTTTCTTAAATGATAATGGATATATTTCTGATAATGAATATAAAATATATCTTGATTTACTTGATAATATGTTAGAGCATTCTAAAAAACCTGAGTTGATGATATATCTTGATTGTAGTATTGCTGAGGCTGAGAATCGTATTAAGAAAAGAAATAGAAGTTGTGAGACAGATATTTCAAAAGATTATCTTGAGAAACTTAATAAGAAATATTTAACTTGGTATGATAGTTATAATTTGTCTCCCAAATTAATGTTTAATTATGATAAAATAAATGTTTTTGATGATAGAGAGAAAAGCAATCTCATTACTTTCATTAAAGATAAACTTGTAATATAA
- a CDS encoding MIP/aquaporin family protein: MVYTKTQEFISEFLGTFILLSIGTGSVAMTTLFPSNPTIAGEIINGGYTNIVFGWGLGVTFGVYTAAKISGAHLNPAISLGLATIGKFPKSKLCYYIPAQILGAFSGALMTLIVFYPKWIEIDPKFEITQGIMSTFPAIPGFWPGFIDQIFGTFLLMFLVLVVGKFIKEDIQNPFFPFIIGAIVIAIGISFGGMNGYAINPARDLGPRILLLITGFKNHGFNDINVLIIPILGPIIGANIGAMVYKLTLKDKK, from the coding sequence ATGGTTTACACAAAAACTCAAGAATTTATTTCAGAATTTTTAGGAACATTTATTTTACTCTCAATAGGGACAGGTTCTGTAGCTATGACAACATTATTTCCATCAAACCCCACTATAGCTGGAGAAATAATAAATGGTGGATATACAAATATAGTGTTTGGATGGGGTTTAGGTGTAACGTTTGGGGTTTACACCGCTGCAAAAATCAGTGGCGCTCATCTAAATCCTGCAATCAGTCTTGGACTGGCAACTATTGGTAAATTTCCAAAATCAAAACTTTGTTACTATATTCCAGCCCAAATACTTGGAGCATTCTCTGGCGCATTAATGACACTTATCGTATTTTATCCCAAATGGATAGAAATAGATCCTAAATTTGAAATCACCCAGGGAATCATGTCAACTTTTCCCGCTATTCCTGGTTTTTGGCCTGGATTTATTGATCAAATATTTGGAACATTTCTATTAATGTTTTTAGTCTTAGTTGTTGGCAAATTTATAAAAGAAGATATTCAAAATCCATTTTTCCCTTTCATTATTGGAGCAATAGTTATAGCCATTGGAATAAGTTTTGGAGGCATGAATGGTTATGCTATTAACCCAGCAAGAGACTTAGGCCCAAGAATATTATTATTAATAACTGGATTTAAAAATCATGGTTTTAACGACATTAATGTACTTATAATCCCCATATTGGGACCTATCATTGGTGCTAACATAGGTGCAATGGTTTATAAACTCACATTAAAAGACAAAAAATGA
- the glpK gene encoding glycerol kinase GlpK, with amino-acid sequence MKYILSIDQGTTSSRAIIFDRNANIKGFAQKDFKQIYPHPSWVEHNPNEIWSSLLEIISEALANARTHPNEIATIGITNQRETTIIWDRYTGQPIYNAIVWQDRRTAKICDELKTQGKDKIFLEKTGLVLDPYFSGTKIKWILDNVSQARERAEKGELCFGTIDTWIIWNLTKGKIHITDYSNASRTLLLNINSLNWDDDLLQILNIPKSILPELKQSSEIYGKIDSSIMGTEINISGIAGDQFAATFGQSCLQKGMAKNTYGTGCFTTVNIGHKPIINEQKILTSIAWVKKNITTYVFEGSIFIGGAVIQWLRDNLELFKKSSDAEILAASVNNNGGIYFVPAFVGLGTPHWDPYARGTIIGLTRSSTKEHITRAALESIAFQSFDVLTEMKNSIKGFDIKELRVDGKASQNNLLMQFQADILQCNVVRPKITETTALGAAYLAGLAIGYWENTEEITSLWKSDKIFEPLMKQSQREDLIYNWHKAINRAKSWIE; translated from the coding sequence ATGAAATATATTTTATCCATAGATCAAGGAACAACTAGCTCAAGAGCAATAATCTTTGACAGAAATGCAAATATAAAAGGATTTGCACAAAAAGACTTTAAACAAATTTATCCTCATCCAAGTTGGGTTGAACACAATCCAAATGAAATATGGAGTTCTCTACTAGAAATAATATCAGAAGCATTAGCAAATGCACGAACTCATCCTAATGAAATTGCAACAATCGGAATTACAAATCAAAGAGAAACAACTATTATTTGGGATCGCTATACAGGCCAACCAATTTATAACGCAATAGTTTGGCAAGACAGAAGAACAGCAAAAATTTGTGATGAACTTAAAACACAGGGCAAAGACAAAATTTTCTTAGAAAAAACAGGTCTTGTACTAGATCCTTATTTTAGTGGAACAAAAATAAAATGGATACTAGATAATGTTTCACAAGCGAGAGAACGAGCAGAAAAAGGAGAATTATGTTTTGGCACAATAGATACTTGGATAATTTGGAATCTTACTAAAGGTAAAATACATATTACGGATTATTCAAATGCATCAAGAACTTTACTTTTAAATATTAATTCTCTTAATTGGGATGACGATCTACTACAAATCTTAAACATTCCAAAATCAATCTTACCTGAACTTAAACAAAGTTCAGAAATATATGGAAAAATTGACTCTTCCATAATGGGAACAGAAATCAATATTTCAGGCATTGCAGGAGACCAATTTGCAGCAACATTTGGACAATCATGTCTTCAAAAAGGAATGGCAAAAAACACTTATGGCACCGGTTGTTTTACTACAGTTAATATAGGACATAAACCTATAATCAATGAACAAAAAATATTAACATCAATTGCATGGGTAAAAAAAAATATAACAACTTATGTTTTTGAAGGAAGTATTTTCATTGGCGGAGCTGTAATTCAATGGCTAAGAGATAATTTAGAACTATTTAAAAAAAGCAGCGATGCAGAAATACTAGCTGCCTCAGTAAATAATAATGGGGGTATCTATTTCGTACCAGCATTTGTAGGCCTTGGAACACCACATTGGGACCCTTATGCCAGAGGAACAATTATTGGACTTACAAGAAGTTCAACAAAAGAACACATTACAAGAGCTGCACTTGAAAGCATTGCTTTTCAAAGCTTTGATGTATTAACTGAAATGAAAAATTCAATTAAAGGTTTTGATATTAAAGAACTAAGGGTTGATGGTAAAGCTAGTCAAAATAATTTACTCATGCAATTTCAAGCTGATATTTTACAATGTAATGTTGTAAGACCAAAAATCACAGAAACAACAGCTCTTGGCGCTGCATATTTGGCAGGACTTGCCATAGGATATTGGGAAAATACAGAAGAGATTACAAGTCTTTGGAAATCAGATAAAATATTTGAACCTTTAATGAAACAAAGTCAAAGGGAAGATTTGATTTATAATTGGCATAAAGCCATAAATAGGGCAAAATCTTGGATTGAATAA
- the glpT gene encoding glycerol-3-phosphate transporter, with protein MKKIFNFLKPAPHIQRVDKELEESLYKKLRLQIFLSIIIGYAGFYLTRKIFSFVMPELEKEGLNKSQLGIILSGVSIAYGFSKFIMGNVSDRSNPRYFLSLGLSLTAAISIIFGLLPWSSIDTSIAIVLMFILMFANGWIQGMGWPACGRTMVHWWSKKERGIIVATWNVSHNIGAGIAGIISAQALFYFNEWQAVLYVPAFIVIIIAIFVLMTLKDTPQSVGLPPIEEYKNDYPDNHTEDAEKELNAKEIFIKHVLNNKLLWYIAIANAFVYFIRYGILDWAPTYLAQVRNFSIKNSGWAYSLYEFSAIPGTLLAGWMSDKVFNGRRSETGIIFMTATLIAIIIYWQLPENTPTLTTVLLAIIGFLIYGPVMLIGLHALDLAPKKAAGTAAGFTGLFGYIGGSVTASAITGFVLQYFSWDVYFYLLMISCIFAITFIALTLKKEKNNKNK; from the coding sequence ATGAAAAAGATATTTAATTTTCTAAAACCAGCGCCTCACATACAAAGAGTAGACAAGGAATTAGAAGAATCATTATATAAAAAATTAAGATTACAAATATTTCTTTCAATAATTATTGGATATGCTGGATTCTATTTAACAAGAAAGATTTTTTCATTTGTAATGCCAGAACTTGAAAAAGAAGGTTTAAATAAAAGTCAACTAGGAATCATTTTATCTGGAGTTTCAATTGCATATGGATTTTCTAAATTCATTATGGGAAATGTCTCAGATCGCAGTAATCCTAGATATTTTCTATCACTAGGATTATCCCTAACAGCAGCAATAAGTATTATATTTGGACTATTGCCATGGAGCTCAATTGATACTTCAATTGCTATAGTATTAATGTTCATTTTAATGTTTGCAAATGGATGGATTCAAGGCATGGGATGGCCAGCATGTGGAAGAACAATGGTTCATTGGTGGTCAAAAAAAGAAAGGGGAATAATTGTTGCTACCTGGAATGTATCTCATAATATAGGAGCAGGAATAGCTGGAATAATATCCGCACAAGCTTTATTTTACTTTAATGAATGGCAAGCCGTACTTTATGTACCAGCATTTATAGTAATAATAATTGCAATCTTTGTATTAATGACACTAAAAGACACTCCTCAATCTGTAGGATTACCCCCAATTGAAGAATATAAAAACGATTATCCTGATAACCATACAGAAGATGCAGAAAAAGAACTTAATGCAAAAGAAATATTTATCAAACATGTACTTAATAATAAGCTACTATGGTATATAGCCATTGCTAATGCATTTGTATATTTTATAAGATATGGAATACTAGATTGGGCACCAACATATCTTGCACAGGTTAGAAACTTTTCTATAAAAAATTCAGGATGGGCATATTCCCTTTATGAATTTTCAGCTATCCCTGGAACACTACTTGCCGGATGGATGTCTGATAAGGTATTTAATGGAAGAAGGTCTGAGACTGGAATAATATTTATGACTGCCACCCTTATTGCAATAATTATATATTGGCAATTACCAGAAAATACTCCAACACTTACAACCGTTTTACTAGCAATAATAGGATTTTTAATCTACGGACCTGTTATGCTTATAGGTCTTCATGCACTCGATCTTGCACCTAAAAAAGCTGCTGGTACTGCTGCAGGATTTACGGGATTATTTGGATATATAGGAGGCTCTGTTACTGCTAGCGCCATTACAGGTTTTGTATTGCAATACTTTAGTTGGGACGTTTATTTCTATTTATTGATGATTTCATGCATATTTGCAATAACATTTATAGCATTAACATTGAAAAAAGAAAAAAACAATAAAAATAAATAA
- the glpQ gene encoding glycerophosphodiester phosphodiesterase: MKFKLIMFAISTVLIISCAKENAKINKKSALIIAHRGASGYLPEHTLEAKAYAHALGADYIEQDIVLTKDDIPIVMHDPELDTTTNVAKLFPGRARENGKYYSVDFTLAEIKSLSLSERFDPETQQPIYPNRFPATEYDFKIPTLEEEIKFIQGLNKSTGKNIGIYPEIKKPLWHKQQGKDISKIVIDILNKYGYKSKEDKIYLQTFDFDEIKRIREELGYQGKLIMLVGENDWEEAPTDYEYIKSEEGMAEVAKYADGIGPWIPQIIINGQITGLISLAHKYNMQVHPYTFRIDALPSYVKDPNELLELLFIKAKVDGLFTDFVDISIKFMQ; the protein is encoded by the coding sequence ATGAAATTCAAATTAATAATGTTTGCAATAAGTACTGTTCTTATCATTTCTTGTGCAAAAGAAAATGCAAAAATAAATAAAAAATCAGCATTAATTATAGCTCACAGAGGTGCAAGCGGATATTTACCAGAACATACATTAGAAGCCAAAGCATACGCTCATGCCTTAGGCGCTGATTATATAGAACAAGATATTGTTTTAACAAAAGATGATATCCCTATAGTAATGCACGATCCTGAACTAGATACAACAACAAATGTTGCAAAGCTGTTTCCAGGAAGAGCTAGAGAAAACGGAAAATATTATTCCGTCGATTTCACATTAGCAGAAATCAAATCACTAAGCCTTAGCGAAAGATTTGATCCTGAAACACAACAACCAATATACCCTAACCGTTTTCCTGCAACAGAATATGATTTCAAAATTCCAACCCTAGAAGAAGAAATAAAATTCATACAAGGACTAAACAAAAGCACAGGGAAAAATATTGGTATTTATCCTGAAATCAAAAAACCACTATGGCATAAACAACAAGGTAAAGACATATCTAAAATAGTAATAGACATTCTAAATAAATATGGATACAAATCAAAAGAAGATAAAATTTATCTTCAAACATTTGATTTTGACGAAATAAAAAGAATAAGAGAAGAACTTGGATATCAGGGAAAATTGATAATGCTTGTTGGAGAAAATGACTGGGAAGAAGCACCAACAGATTATGAATACATTAAATCAGAAGAAGGTATGGCTGAGGTTGCAAAATATGCTGACGGAATTGGACCTTGGATACCCCAAATCATTATTAATGGGCAAATCACAGGTCTTATAAGTTTAGCTCATAAATATAACATGCAGGTTCATCCTTACACGTTTAGAATTGATGCATTGCCTTCATATGTAAAAGATCCAAATGAATTATTAGAATTGTTATTTATAAAAGCTAAAGTAGATGGTCTATTTACAGACTTTGTTGACATATCAATAAAGTTTATGCAATAA
- a CDS encoding glycerol-3-phosphate dehydrogenase/oxidase codes for MLEHKKKVLGDIDNQDFDLIIIGGGATGLGISVDSITRGYKTLLIEKNDYAKGTSSRSTKLIHGGVRYLAQFNLPLVKEALYEQALLEINAPHIVNKRAFITPMYNILSIPYYYLGLSWYHNLLGKHKKHKYKTKLLSKSETIKKIPNIKTKGLKCSVLYYDDSFDDARMAISMLRTFINKGGNAFNYTELTQFIKKNGKISGAIIRDTITGKQVTVKSKCIINATGIFSDKIRKLDDINASNIIKPSQGTHLIIKKEKLNTQYAMLMPKIADKRILFTVPWYDVIICGSTDIAIDKIEEEPKRLDSEIEFLLNNMNNYLNIKINRNDILSTYAGIRPLITDPKGQQNTSKISRNEKIFISNSNLITIAGGKYTTYRKMAEKALTKAINENLIPAAMPITENLKIHGYMQREEINKIPEHFRVYGSDFQYLSKMKEFENKIHKELPLNEAQIIFAIEFEQAKTVEDVLSRRTRALLLNAKATIEATPKVAEIMMHKLGKSETWKNEQIKNFKKVAKKYLI; via the coding sequence ATGCTAGAACATAAAAAAAAAGTATTGGGGGATATTGATAATCAAGACTTTGACTTAATAATAATTGGTGGAGGAGCAACAGGCCTTGGCATTAGTGTAGATTCGATTACAAGAGGATATAAAACCTTACTTATAGAAAAAAATGACTATGCTAAAGGCACATCTTCTCGATCAACTAAATTAATACATGGGGGCGTAAGATATTTAGCACAATTTAACTTACCCTTGGTAAAAGAGGCTTTATATGAACAAGCTTTGCTTGAAATAAATGCCCCTCACATAGTAAATAAACGTGCATTTATTACACCCATGTATAATATTTTAAGTATTCCTTATTACTATTTAGGGCTCAGTTGGTATCACAACCTTCTTGGCAAACATAAAAAACACAAGTATAAAACAAAATTGCTATCAAAATCAGAAACAATAAAAAAAATACCAAACATTAAAACCAAAGGTCTTAAATGTTCTGTTTTATACTATGATGACTCGTTTGATGATGCCAGAATGGCAATTAGCATGCTTAGAACTTTTATTAATAAAGGAGGAAATGCTTTTAATTATACAGAACTTACACAATTTATCAAAAAAAACGGTAAAATATCTGGTGCTATTATTCGAGACACAATAACTGGCAAACAAGTTACTGTTAAGAGTAAATGCATAATAAATGCAACGGGGATCTTTTCAGATAAAATTAGGAAATTAGATGACATTAATGCTTCTAATATCATAAAACCTTCTCAAGGAACTCATCTGATAATCAAAAAAGAAAAACTAAATACACAATATGCAATGCTAATGCCTAAGATAGCTGATAAGAGAATTTTATTCACCGTACCTTGGTATGATGTCATTATCTGTGGAAGTACAGATATAGCAATAGATAAAATCGAAGAAGAACCCAAAAGATTAGACAGTGAAATTGAATTTTTATTAAACAATATGAATAATTATTTAAATATTAAAATAAACAGAAATGATATTCTAAGCACATATGCAGGAATTAGACCATTAATAACAGACCCTAAAGGACAACAAAACACATCCAAAATATCAAGAAATGAAAAAATATTCATATCAAACTCAAATCTCATCACAATTGCCGGGGGTAAATACACTACCTATAGAAAGATGGCTGAAAAAGCTTTAACAAAAGCAATAAACGAAAATTTAATACCTGCAGCAATGCCAATAACAGAAAATTTAAAAATACACGGATATATGCAACGAGAAGAAATCAACAAAATACCAGAACACTTTAGAGTCTATGGAAGCGATTTTCAATATTTAAGTAAAATGAAAGAATTTGAAAATAAAATTCATAAAGAATTACCATTAAATGAAGCTCAAATAATTTTTGCCATTGAATTTGAACAAGCAAAAACCGTTGAAGATGTTTTATCCAGAAGAACAAGAGCACTACTCCTCAATGCAAAAGCAACAATCGAAGCTACACCAAAAGTTGCTGAAATTATGATGCATAAACTTGGCAAATCTGAAACTTGGAAAAATGAGCAAATCAAAAACTTTAAAAAAGTAGCAAAAAAATATTTAATCTAA
- a CDS encoding YaaR family protein, which yields MKIDNLVSGAFNLDLKDYKASKKKINSSKTNIFSAIFKSELVKEDKHLIVFENGEFNLELIKDMLAEINDIGEKLLSEPSRQNVIFYKKTIGEFLSVVLSNSISLKEQKGGRNGEFKRPKYRIIKIINEKLDKFAYSVLQNQISQFKLLSSLEEIQGLLVNLFR from the coding sequence ATGAAGATTGATAATTTAGTTTCAGGTGCTTTTAATCTTGATTTAAAAGACTATAAGGCTTCTAAGAAAAAAATTAATTCTAGTAAAACAAATATTTTTTCTGCAATATTTAAATCTGAACTTGTAAAAGAAGATAAACATTTGATTGTTTTTGAAAATGGTGAATTTAATCTTGAGTTAATTAAAGATATGTTAGCTGAAATTAACGATATTGGTGAAAAGTTGTTAAGCGAACCTTCGCGTCAGAATGTTATTTTTTATAAAAAAACTATAGGTGAATTTTTATCTGTTGTTTTATCCAATTCTATTTCGCTTAAAGAGCAAAAAGGAGGTAGGAATGGTGAATTTAAGAGACCTAAATATCGCATTATTAAAATTATTAATGAAAAGCTTGATAAATTTGCTTATTCTGTTTTGCAAAATCAGATTTCCCAATTTAAGCTTTTAAGCAGTCTTGAAGAAATTCAAGGATTGCTTGTAAATTTATTTAGATGA
- a CDS encoding bactofilin family protein, whose amino-acid sequence MLNLLVIKRDRKVGSSLLSDEVKTIVGKGDFFKGELVSSNFIRVDGDFLGTINSTKRVVIGDTGRVKSNINANEVVVSGIVLGNVHANNKIKVFQSGCIIGNISCKSIEVEEGAIIDGYMNVGIGSLNFSEKDVLIYTGSYKVDENILIEVNKGMKWENRNKETCVRENDKYLFNDVRKMDED is encoded by the coding sequence ATGTTAAATTTATTGGTTATTAAAAGAGATAGAAAGGTTGGATCGTCTTTATTGAGTGATGAAGTTAAGACAATTGTTGGGAAAGGCGATTTTTTTAAAGGAGAATTGGTTTCAAGTAATTTTATTCGAGTTGATGGTGATTTTTTGGGTACTATTAATTCTACTAAAAGGGTTGTAATTGGGGATACAGGGCGGGTTAAATCAAATATTAATGCAAATGAGGTTGTTGTTTCTGGGATAGTGCTTGGCAATGTGCATGCTAATAATAAAATTAAAGTTTTTCAGTCAGGTTGCATTATTGGTAATATTTCATGCAAGTCAATTGAAGTTGAAGAGGGTGCAATTATTGATGGATATATGAATGTTGGGATAGGAAGTCTTAATTTTTCCGAGAAAGATGTATTGATTTATACAGGATCTTATAAAGTTGATGAAAATATTTTGATTGAGGTTAATAAGGGAATGAAATGGGAAAATCGAAACAAGGAGACTTGTGTTCGTGAAAATGATAAATATTTATTTAATGATGTGAGAAAGATGGATGAAGATTGA
- a CDS encoding M23 family metallopeptidase gives MKDKRGFRILSFLKKLDRIFFTIFSSFFKFLSHICSFFKQNISFMIIPHVRGNVKNIKISFFTLFLFCVFFFVIFIGFIFLAVNYVTLKSIVNSTEKNYALAESEIEDFRNTVVEINSVSNNFSKVLDELSSSLRIKENNVGLNRSKLDGDLADFIDLQMLEANSFKELNDLKNVKNTIEGSISPLKNIVRLLHSQNKLLNDIPSLWPIIKGNGIVSLHFGPAIEPFTRQWYIHKGIDIAGVRIGTAIVAAADGEVVRASYQVTGYGNFVQIKHKYGLSTLYAHMSRLNISKGSYVRKGQVIGFLGQTGYSTGPHLHYEVRIGSQVVNPDMYLNLATGASK, from the coding sequence ATGAAAGATAAAAGAGGTTTTAGAATTTTATCATTTTTGAAAAAATTAGATAGGATCTTTTTTACAATTTTTAGTTCTTTTTTTAAATTTTTGAGTCATATTTGTTCTTTTTTTAAACAAAATATTAGCTTTATGATTATTCCTCATGTTAGAGGGAATGTCAAGAATATAAAGATTTCTTTTTTTACTTTATTTTTATTTTGTGTATTTTTCTTTGTAATTTTTATAGGATTTATTTTTCTTGCTGTTAATTATGTTACTCTTAAATCTATTGTTAATTCTACTGAAAAAAATTATGCACTTGCAGAGTCTGAGATTGAGGATTTTAGAAATACAGTTGTGGAGATTAATTCTGTTTCTAATAATTTTTCTAAAGTTTTAGATGAACTTAGTTCTTCTTTAAGAATCAAGGAGAATAATGTTGGTTTGAATAGAAGTAAATTAGATGGAGATCTTGCAGATTTTATTGATTTACAAATGTTAGAGGCCAATTCGTTTAAGGAATTAAATGATCTTAAGAATGTTAAGAACACGATTGAAGGGTCAATTTCGCCTCTTAAGAATATAGTTAGATTGCTTCATTCTCAAAATAAATTATTGAATGATATTCCTTCGCTTTGGCCTATTATTAAAGGAAATGGTATCGTCTCTTTGCATTTTGGTCCAGCTATTGAGCCTTTTACTAGACAGTGGTATATTCATAAGGGAATAGATATTGCAGGGGTTAGGATTGGAACAGCCATTGTTGCGGCGGCTGATGGTGAGGTTGTAAGAGCTAGTTATCAAGTGACAGGTTATGGTAATTTTGTCCAAATTAAACATAAATATGGACTTTCAACGCTTTATGCACACATGTCTAGATTGAATATTTCAAAGGGTTCTTATGTGAGAAAGGGTCAAGTTATTGGTTTTTTGGGGCAAACAGGATATTCTACAGGTCCACATCTTCATTATGAAGTTCGCATAGGATCTCAAGTTGTAAATCCTGATATGTATTTAAATTTGGCTACGGGGGCTTCTAAATAG